The region TGTACATGGCTACTCCTGCCGGCTCTTGAAATAAAAACGCCCCGGTTGACCGAGGCGTTGCACCGCAGGCGGATTCAGCGGCTTGCGAAATACATGGTCACTTCAAAGCCGATACGCAGATCAGTGTAAGCAGGTTTTGTCCACATGGATTGACTCCTTCCGGATGGGGCTGGGGTTTGACAGCTACCTATTTAGTCCTCATGGGTCATGAGGGGTTCAAATAGCTGGGATTGCGCTATCTTACTAAAATTCTACGTACTGAATGGTTAAATCCTCGATAAACGTCGTTACATATTCAGTAAGAATCAGGGCTTCGACCAGTCGCCACAAAGAGCGGCAGGACCATTTGCCAAGCACAGCCAGCCTCGTTTGGCCTGTACCAGATCATCTGCACACTGGCGCAGCATTGCCTCATCGACTGCGTGAATCTGCTGTTGAAGTGCGTGCAAAGACGCCTTGCTACGCCCAGCCAGGAGCGCCTGCCAGGCCCATTCGGCGACCTCGGCGTTGCCCATTGCCGGCTCACTCATTTGCTCGGCCAGTGCCTGACGGATCTCGGCGTCGCAGTGCAGGGTAGAAGGTAGCGGGGTGAGAAACCCATGGATATGCTCGATGATTTGCTCATGGCTGGCATTCGGCGACTGCACGCCGAACACCAGGCCGTTTATACCCTGGATCTGACGGAAGGCGCTGAAAACGGCGTAGCCCAGCTGCAATTCGACGCGCAAGCGTTGATAAAACGGCCCTTGAATGTGCTGCGCCAACAAGCGTGCGCAGGCCTCGTCATCGGTGGATAACGGGCAGAACAGCAGCAGTGCCTGTTCACTGGCCGCAGGTGGCAGCATTTTCCAAACGCGCTCGGTTCGTGCAGACGCGGGGTAAAGCAGGCCCGGATCCCCAGGTACGTGTTGCAGCACTCTGTTGAGGGCTTGCTGCGCAGGCTGGTCCAGCCCTGTTGCCATTGCCTGCCATCGTGCGTGCGTCCAGAGCCGTTGGAGATCGCTTTGACGAACATCGCCTGCGTGCAGGGAGGCGTCGGGGCCGCCGATGAGTTGCTCGGGAAGTTGCTGGAGCAAGGCGCGGATTGGCATCTTATTGACTTCACGGGCAGACCTCGCAGTCCAGCTGAAGGCATCTGGATGCTGCAGTACCTGCAGTGTTTCCGCCATTACCGCAACGACAGCGTCAGGGCTGCCCGCACAGCGTAATTGCCAGAACCTGGCACAGGAATCGAACTGCAACGTGACCCCAGCCCTTTGCGCACGTTCGCGCAATGGCTGCAGCGCGTGGTCGAGCACCTGCCAGAGTCGTTCATCGATTCCCGCGCTCACTTGCCAGCGCACATAAACGAAACCTT is a window of Pseudomonas sp. DG56-2 DNA encoding:
- the pqqA gene encoding pyrroloquinoline quinone precursor peptide PqqA translates to MWTKPAYTDLRIGFEVTMYFASR